aacccaagcatatatggtcaattaatatatgataaaggagccatggatacacaatggggaaatgacagcctcttctacagctggtgttgtcaaaactggacagttacatgtaagagaatgaaactggattactgtctaagtccatacacaaaagtaaactcgaaatggattcaaagacctgaatgtatgtcatgagaccataaaactcttagaagaaaatataggcaaaactctcttgaatgtaaacatgagcaccgtcttcatgaacatatctccacacgCAAGGGacactaaagcaaaaatgaacaagtggaactatatcaaactaaaaagcttctgtacagcaaaggataccatcagtacaacaaaaaggcatccaacagtatgggagaatatattcataaatgacatatccaataagggctggacatccaaaatatacagagctcttgtacctcaataaacaaaaagtaaataagccaattaaaaaatgggcagaggtctgaacagacacttctccaaagaagaaattcagatggccaacaggcacatgagaagatgctccacctctctaatcatcagagaaatgcaaattaaaaccacagtgagatatcacccaacaccagttagaatggccaacatccaaaagaaaaacaacaaatgttggcaaggatgtggagaaaggggaactctcctacactgctggtgggaatgtaaattagttcaacctttgtggaaagcagtatggaggttcctcaaaaaactaaaaatagaaataccatttgacccaggaattccactcctagaaatttcccctaagaatgcagaagcccagtttcaaaaagacatatgcacccctatgtttattgcatcactatttacaatagccaagaaatggaagcaacctaagtgtccattagtagataaattgataaagatgtggtatatagacacaatggaatattattaagccataagaagaaaacaaatcctaccatttgcaacaacatggatggagctagagggtattatgctcagtgaaataaaccaggcagagaaagacaagtaccaaatgatttcactcatctgtggagtataagaacaaagaaaaactgaaggaacaaaacagcaacagactcacagaacccaagaatggactaacagttattaccaaagggaaagggactggggaggatgggtgggaagggaaggataaggagtAAAAGGGGCATTatcattagcacacataatgtagggggtgcacaggaaggcagtgtagcacagagaagacaagtagtgattctatagcatcttattatgctgatggacagtgactgtaatggtggggacttgataatggggggaatctagtaactacaatgttgttcatgtaagtgtatattgaTACCAAAAAACCCCCCAAAAACAATGAATAGTGGTTTGGGGATGACGTGACAGCAAAAATTAGTGCACTCAGATGACCACTATGTTTTACACTTCAACCCACTAGCACATCCCACACCAATGCTTTGCCTTTCACTGGCACTGAGGTACAGAATGGGCAGCATTCATGCAAGATTCAGTAACTACAGATATTTGCCCTGGCACCCTTACCCTCCATTCTCCCCTCTCTTAGtctgcttaatttttctccctAGCACTTATCACCATCTGGCCCTTTTTATtgtattctctttcctcttttttagttttttattttattttatctgtctCATTGGAACATGAACTCCAATACACAGGTATTTTCGTTTTGCTCCATCCTCTATTGATactgcctagaacagtgcctggcacacagacgTTCAATAAATTTTGCTACATGAATTTATTCAGCATGTAATACAGGTCAGTACTATGCTATAAGGTGACAGTACATGATGAGCAAAACGGATAAACTTCATTAAAAAGCACAGAAATGCTCAGCTCCTCACCTGTGCCACACTCACCTCAATAAAAGAAAGGATCCCCGAGAATGAGACGTCCATCCCCTTTACAGTGTATGGCAGCTCCACTAGCTTCTTCCCTCTGAGtggggacataaacatgagtacaCATGGTGCTAAGCCTGTAGTAAGCTGGCTGTGCACCCTCCACAGCCCCTCCCAAACCTCATTAATTTACATACAGGGAAATCCCCGCAGCACCACCAGTCAGCCCCTTCCCTTCCACCTATGTTCCCTTACCGCTTAGCCAGCTGTTCAATGTTGTAGCCTGGACTTGGGTCATTGGAAAtctaacagaaggaaaaagaggatgaaGTCAGATATCCAGGAAACATAGGAAGCTAATTTACTTTGTCCCTCCATTTCCACAGCTCCCCAGAAATCCCTCCACATCTTAGGTTCCCTGTAGCCCCAATAGCTTACCTTCAGTACTCGAGCAAAACGATCCAGACAATTACCCACAGCAATATCGATGGTTTCCCCAAAGATGCGGTAACGACGTTCTGAATATGCAATCACCTAAGAGTGATAAGGATGTCCATTAAACCTCAAGTCTGTAAAGAGGAGTATTTGGCTTTGGGGAAGAACACAGCAGAAAATCAACATGGCCATTAGAGCTTCCAGTGAGAAACGGAAAAAAAGTACTTTCTAAAGCCCTGAATGGATACTCCTTCAGAGCTTTCATCTGAGAAGCCTATATATATCCTGAAAATTCCCAGAGCAGATTCCTAATCTACAGAAGGAAGGCAATTTACATCAGGACAGAAGCAAACCatcatttcaaaaacattttgctaGAATGGAGGTTCCTGGTATAGCTTTTAAAAGCAGTCCTGAGAGTGTGCACTAGGAGCAGGCTTTGCTGCACAGAGGCAGGGAACCATCTTTCTAATCCTACCAGGGTAGTGGCATTTGGAAACAAGAGAAGAGGTAGGGgtgaaaaatctcaaaaatcccTTATTAGGTCAGATTAATGGCCCTTCCAGCTCAGCACTGGCAATCAACTCCTGTCCATTCTTCCTCTGTGACCAATTTCTAGCAGAGAGAATATCACCCACTGACACACATGCTCCGAAGTACTGACAGTGAGTGCTTCCCGTAAgaaatcccttttcctttctggTGCTGCTAAGGATTTCCTTCTGCTCTGATGTAGATTGTAATCTTACTCTTCTGTCAAATGGCTGGCCACATGGCAAAGAAAAAATCCTGCCTTTTCACTTCTGTTATTCTCTCCTCTCTACCCAATCACCCCCCCCATTTTTCACATCTAAGCACGCTTcaaaagggaagaggaaaagaagaaaaaactaccACTGCTCCTCTTCATTAAGTCTTGTAAGCCTCCTACTTTCCACACCCCACGTCCCTAACCTTGTGTGTCATCCTTCAGGCCTCAACCAGTTAGTTGCTCTCTACTTGTTAAAGTCCCCACGTCATTTTCACGGGAATGTATGCTTCAAAATAACTGTTTCACAAAATGAAGTTTTGGAACATAACCCTTTCATAAACTGGATAATGACCCCCATCTTGTGTTCTGTGGGAGAAGGTGGCTGGAATTCTTCAATCCCCACCAAACAACTTCAGCCGCCAACTTAAAATACCTTCTACTATTTACATAGGgtttttaaagtcatttatattttcacaggacagaaaactcttagaataacAACTACTATACATTTACCACCAATAATgtaaaatgaaacagagttaTCATAAAGAAACAAATCAAGTAGTGCCCCTTAGTTTTAACTGCTAAGATTCACAGAAAAAGTAagcttcaaaataataaaagtgaaaatccttttGTTATTTTGAAGGCTCCAATCCTGATCATTATTTGCTTTTCTAAATTGGAAAGTCTTCACTTTTATAAGCACATGCATGAAAGTCATCTACTGTTCTGATCACCCTGCTCCAATCCGCAATGTTATCAATTTTGTTGTGGGTTTTctcattaataaaattttagattCAGATGAGTCAGCTTTGTTCCTGAAATTCCTACTACTCAGGTAGAACATGAAAGTTGCTGTTACACTGCCTTAGAAATCAAGGAGGGATGATGGATACTCTAAATACCTGTGTATTTCCTCCACTGACATACAGCACAGTTGGGTTGCTGGCTCCAGTGATGAGGCGGCCCATCTCAATGTGGCCTATACAGTGGTTCACACCAAGCAATGGCTTATTCCACAGCTGGGCCAGAGTACGGGCCACAACAGCCACTGAAACCAGTGGGGCACCCATGCCAGGGCCTAGGGGGATAGAAATGGGAGTTAGCACCTATAAAGATTTGGAAAAACAGAATTGGGGGAAGTAGGGGATGTGAGAGGCAAGTTTGGTACCTGGCCATTTGCCAGGTATATTCTTCCATTGTTGACCTCTCTCCCAGCCATACCTTTGGTGTAGGCAATGCAGTCAATATCCTGGTGGGTCAATCCAGCCTCTGTTAGGGCTTCCTGCAGCAGGTCCAGGATAACGGCTCGGTGGTGCCTGGCAGTATCACCTGGAAGGAATCCTATAAGATGGACACAGGTCAGAGTTCATCTAATTTTTCTACAGCTAAAGTGggtaaaagtaaaaaaaacaagtgTTTTAGTTCTTGTGAAACTGAGTAAGGGACCACATTCAAAATGGATTTGGAAGACTAGAAGAGGACTCTCATGCCCTACCACTTGTCCTCATTTACAGACCCCAACAGAGAGAGCTACCTTGCATTCCCAACAGGAAGAAGCctatgcagttgacccttgaacaaaagGAGGGTTAAGGGCGCCAAAACCCATATAGTCGAAATCtatgtgtaacttttgactctaaaaacataactactaatagcctactgttgaccagaagaaATAACATAAAGTTAATTAACAcagattttgtatgttatatttatgatttatcttacaataaagtcagctagagaacagaaaatgtttttctaattgtctcaaatctccaaaaaatttccattatagttaccaaaaaaaattcacatgaaaGTGAATCTgagcagttcaaacctgtgttgttcaagggtcaagtaTACTAACccaacagaaggaagaaagattttctccttgcccagcaacagcccagccaatgagagcttactataattCAGCTAATGAAAAGCCACTACACTCCGAATTTACTCCAGGGGCCTTGTTGTTTGTAACTACCCATCCCAATTTCCCCTTTCCCTTATAAAAGAGTGGGCTCCCTCTTTGTTTTCAGGTTCTGAACCACTCAGGAACTTGCCTGTGGTTTTGCTGTAGCTTATAAATCCTGAATTGCAtgtctgctattcctgaataaatttGTTTTGCTGGCAAAATAactggctattttatttttaacgtTAATATAACATAGGAAGAATCCCTTTTACTCTCCTTAAGCATCCTTGTCTTCCAGATTTTCAGGTATATTCTTTCTAGCCTGTTCAGTTTAGCTAGGCTGAAGAGCTCTCAGAAATTCCCTTCTTTATACCCAACTCCTTCTACTCAGCCTTCAGGACTCAATTCAAGTCATACTTACCTCATACCTTCTAGTGATCTTCTCTGTGATCCTACAAACCCTTTGCATGGTTACATATAGCAACTATAGCATTGTAATTAACTGTAGTTTCCCCAGTTTAATCATGACTACCTCAAAGCACTGGCTATTTATCTTCATATTCCTGGCACCAAAATACCTGGAAGAGTGAGCACTaaagataaatacatatttttaacgAGCAACCCGTCCCAACATAACTGGTTCAGGGAGGCTTTTCAGGAATATGCAAGTCAGTTGCCCTCTCCTATGCAGTCAGGTGTTTTAGAGCAGAGGCAGGATATAATAACTTACAAATAACACTTAATTAAAGTTGTAATGTGTTTGGTACTTCCATGTAACTCCCAAGACCCAATGATACAggtattattgtcattttaagaGTAAGAGACATAAGTCCAAAAACAAACACCGAATATGAATTTGCAAAGACAGCCAGTTCTGACACCTGAGCTGGGAGTCTTTACACTCCTCATTCTAGAATAATCTGATCGCACCTACGTCATCCTGTTTGTCTTGAAGTTCTGTGTATATGTCCGACGTCGGCAGGCTCATAACATCTACTTTTGTATCTAGTAGCCAGCTGACTAGCACATAAAAGGCGCTCAATAAAAGCTGAACGAACCCAGAAGATCCAAGTCCAGGTGCCTGTGACTCTTCTATCCATCAGCCTTGTGACATTAATACTGTCACATAATCTGAGACTCGGATACTTTCCACGCCTTACTGCACTAGTGTTTAGGAAAATGGAAGGTGACGCTGTGCGAAGCGCGCCGCAAACTATAAATTCCTTGGTCACGCACCTGTGCCGGGAGGTGTAATATAAGTCCGCCGGGGGTTCGCCAGTACCTGGCCATCCCGGACAACTCCTACACCGACCTTGTTGGCGCTGCCTTCAAAACCCAGCACCGTCGGCATGGCCGGGCCAGAAAGAAAACGCCGGCAGCGCTCCTAGCTACACTGGAGAAGTGCAACCTTCACCAGACTACACGGGAGCGCAGACTCCGGAGCGCAGAAGAGTTCAAGCCCCCGCCGGCGGGGCCACACGCGTCAACGGACAGACCCCAAAGAACTCACGTGGGTGGGACGCCCCCGCCAACCCCTCCCCTGTCGTCACGGCGACTCACAAGGTCCTTTCAGGGGCCTGTCCGCCTAACTGCCAGAGTTGCTGAGCCGGCGTCTGCTCCTTTTATTCCTGCGTgttcctctgcctctctcccgTGGTCCAGCCCAGCCTTCTCCActgagttttttttccccttgcacaGCTCTGGGATCTTCAGTCAGAGTGGCAGAATGAGTCGTGCATCTGGCACGCTTATAAACAGTCCGAGAATTGGAGTGTTGGGCCTTCAATCACTTGGAAACACGAAGACTGGAGGAAGGCCGAGCTTCTTTGTCACGTGGCTCCAGACAGACCAATCACCCATATTCCTCCACCGCGTGAGCGCACGACAGGTCACGTGACCATGCCAGTTACCCACGTGGGAACACAGCGTGTTCCATTCTTTGTGCTCCGGTAAGGAGGAGCTCGCCTGCGACCCGAGTAGGTCAGGTGCAGAGTGCGGGTCTTTTGCTCAGCAGGTGTGGGGGGGGGCTTCTGTGGACGTCTGATAGGCAGAACTAAGTCGGGACCCTTCAATAAGGCCTTCGagtagcgggggtggggggggtgcagATCTCGCGAGGAGGGTTCAGGCAGTATGAAACGATCTAGTGGGTGAGGGGCTGAAGGGCCTATCGTGCACGGAGGCGAGGAAAGGATTCAGACAGTAGGGTTTGCACCCCCGCACCAAGTCTCACCTGAGGAAGGAGGCTTTTTCCCAACTTTACCTGGTTTCACGACTTATTTGCATCTGTAGGCAACCCCACAAAAATACTGCTGCGGTGGGCCACGTGGAACAGGTTCAGAAAGGCTTTCGTTTCAGTGATGCCAAAGCGTGGGAAAAAGGGATCGGTGGCCGAAGAGGGTGAAGAGCCCAAGATTGGTAAGATAATGAAATGGGTTCCTCCGCCTAGAGGCTGCGATGGGGGTATTTCTATTGATGAAAGGGAAGTAGGGACCGATTCAGTACTTTTTTGAAGATTTTGTGAAGAAGTCGCGGCAGCTGCAGGCTCTGCGGGTCTAGTTAAATCTGGATCAAAGTTACCACCAACTTTGATCACTATGCGTTACTTATTTTACAGAGCCAGAGGTCAAGAAGAGTAAATCGGGAGCAAAGAAAAACGAaaaagaggcagcaggagaggggCCAGCCCTGTATGAGGACCCCCCAGATAAAAAAACGTCACCCGGTGGCAAGTCAGCCACACTAAAAATTTGCTCCTGGAATGTGGATGGGCTTCGAGCCTGGATTAAGAAGAAAGGCTTAGATGTGAGTGTAATTCGAGAAAGGGAAGACATTCTTTAGTGTTGGGTGAGCTTGGAGTTTAATCGCCTTTTCCCATTTCAGCCCTCAGTACgtaggttttatttttaccttgtctttagttttcttttgggaGAGGTAGAAGGAGGTGTCTCACCAAGTCATAACTATTCCATTTCCTAAATGTCCATTCCTTAACCTCCATTGCCATTGTCTTGTTTAATATCATCTTTTACACAGCATGTTGAAAAAAACCTTGTTACTGGACTTGCTCCATTTTGTCTCCAGCATAGTCTCCATTTAAGTAACTACTTAAAAATCGTAGCCAGTTATCCATTGCCTATGGAAAAAACAATCTGTGTTCGTGTAACACTCTCCATTCGTTGCCAGTTACATAATTTATGTTTATTGTGCTGCTAGATTCTTAAATGCCTTATGCTCACCAACTATGTCTCACCTGTGTATCTCTAATATGAGGTGCATAGattcttgaataaatgtttgctgaatcaGTAAGTTTTTGACCTTGCATTTCATTCACAGTGGGTAAAGGAAGAAGCCCCAGATATCCTGTGCCTCCAAGAGACGAAATGTTCAGAGAACAAACTGCCACCTGAACTGCAGGAGCTGCCTGGACTATCCCATCAGTACTGGTCAGCTCCCTCAGATAAGGAAGGGTACAGTGGTGTGGGCCTGCTGTCCCGCCAGTGCCCACTCAAAGTCTCCTATGGCATTGGTGAGATCCTGTTTATTCATAACACTGGAGCTCTTCCAAGCTAATTGCTAATATCCTAGGCCAGCCCTAGTTTGGattcttttgttctttgctttctctttcatACTTTATGCTGGTTGTTTCATTTCAGGTGAGGAGGAACATGATCAGGAAGGCCGAGTGATTGTGGCTGAATTTGACACATTTGTGCTGGTAACAGCCTATGTACCTAATGCAGGCCGGGGTCTGGTGCGCCTGGATTACAGACAGCGCTGGGATGAAGCTTTTCGCAAGTTCCTGAAGGGGTTGGCTTCCTGCAAGCCCCTTGTGCTATGTGGGGATCTTAATGTGGCTCATGAAGAAATTGACCTTCGCAAccccaagggaaacaaaaagaatgcTGGCTTCACTCCACAAGAGCGTCAAGGCTTTGGGGAGTTGCTGCAGGCTGTGCCACTGGCTGACAGTTTCCGGCATCTCTACCCCAACATGGCCTATGCCTACACCTTCTGGACCTACATGATGAATGCTCGATCCAAAAATGTTGGTTGGCGCCTTGATTACTTTCTGTTGTCTCACTCTCTCTTACCTGCGTTGTGTGACAGCAAGATCCGATCCAAGGCCCTGGGCAGTGACCACTGTCCCATCACCCTATACCTAGCACTATGATACCTCCCCCAAATCACTCTGAGCCTGGGAAATAAGCCCCCCAAAACTAGCTTAACCCTTAACAAAACCCCCACAGCTTCTTTAAAAACTGCTCTCTAGAGATATGCATTGTATTTTCCTTCTAAAAAGAATCTCTCATCCAGGCTTCTACTGACAGATTTAAGCCCAAAGTccccccctcccttttttttttactttaaacaaaAGCTACTGATGATTTTCTTTGAACTGTCCACATGCAAATAAAGAGCCATAGTTTCAGTCTTGCTGTCTTTGTATTCTACCCCCTTTTGGGCTGCAAATTCCCATCTTTCATACATAAAGATTAACAACTGGAAAAGAATAGAGTCATGACCTTATTTATTTACAAGCATAGGATGAGTCCCTAATTTCCACCAATACAGCAACCCTACCTAGCCCAGTTAAATGGTGCAACTGGGGGGTAAAGTTGGAAAGAGGAATTAAGGGAAACAGGATGGGGGAATATACCCCACATTAAATAGTTATATACACATATCAATTCCTGTGGTTCTGTACAGAGCAGCAGCTGACTCCACCCCCACAGGACAGAATGGTGGGAGAGGAGGCTGAGGGTACTGAGATCAGAGCCAGCCCCTGGTGAAGTGCAATAGCAGCAGCAGTCCTAATGGTGTACAACAGGAGGGGAAACCCCCAGGGCTACCCACCCCCGCCCACTTGCCCTGGACTGTGTAAGGGACAGGAATGGCTCTCAGAGCATAAAGGAAAGACAAGGCTAGAACCCTCTTGTAGGACCCTGGTTTAGGGACATTTTGCCTACTTCACCTTAAACACAGCAACCCTTGGAGGAAAGCGGATGACCAGCAGTGGTCTTACCTACCCCTCTAAGCCTAGGTGAGGGCCTGGTTCCATCCTACCTCTCCCCAGGGAAAAGGCAGGCAGCTGCTTGGCTCCCCTTACAGAAACTCTAGGAGCCTTTTACCATGGCTCCCTTTGTAGTGTCACTGTCCCCACCAGGGAGGGGCCAGGCAGTCTGTGGATCATCATGGGGCTCAGGAAAAGTTCTGGACAGGGTGGCTGACCTTCATACAGGCCCAATAGAAGGCCCGGCCCAAACACAGCACAGCCAACAGGATGACAAATGCCCAAGCTGCATAGATGCCTCCATATCGCTGTGCATGCTTCCATGTGCCAaactgatgaagaaaaagaacaatgaatTATTGTTGAGCTCACCACTTTCTATAAGCCCTAGTGACAGTAACACAGAACTCAAGCTTCAGTCTCTGGTTCCTATCCAAAGGTCTGAGATCTTTTCAAAGACAg
This is a stretch of genomic DNA from Manis javanica isolate MJ-LG chromosome 8, MJ_LKY, whole genome shotgun sequence. It encodes these proteins:
- the OSGEP gene encoding tRNA N6-adenosine threonylcarbamoyltransferase, whose translation is MPTVLGFEGSANKVGVGVVRDGQVLANPRRTYITPPGTGFLPGDTARHHRAVILDLLQEALTEAGLTHQDIDCIAYTKGPGMGAPLVSVAVVARTLAQLWNKPLLGVNHCIGHIEMGRLITGASNPTVLYVSGGNTQVIAYSERRYRIFGETIDIAVGNCLDRFARVLKISNDPSPGYNIEQLAKRGKKLVELPYTVKGMDVSFSGILSFIEDAAQRMLATGECTPEDLCFSLQETVFAMLVEITERAMAHCGSQEALIVGGVGCNRRLQEMMETMCQERGAQLFATDERFCIDNGAMIAHAGWEMFRAGHRTPLSDSGVTQRYRTDEVEVTWRD
- the APEX1 gene encoding DNA repair nuclease/redox regulator APEX1, translating into MPKRGKKGSVAEEGEEPKIEPEVKKSKSGAKKNEKEAAGEGPALYEDPPDKKTSPGGKSATLKICSWNVDGLRAWIKKKGLDWVKEEAPDILCLQETKCSENKLPPELQELPGLSHQYWSAPSDKEGYSGVGLLSRQCPLKVSYGIGEEEHDQEGRVIVAEFDTFVLVTAYVPNAGRGLVRLDYRQRWDEAFRKFLKGLASCKPLVLCGDLNVAHEEIDLRNPKGNKKNAGFTPQERQGFGELLQAVPLADSFRHLYPNMAYAYTFWTYMMNARSKNVGWRLDYFLLSHSLLPALCDSKIRSKALGSDHCPITLYLAL